The Panicum hallii strain FIL2 chromosome 9, PHallii_v3.1, whole genome shotgun sequence genome has a window encoding:
- the LOC112875167 gene encoding protein argonaute 12-like isoform X2 has protein sequence MSSRGGGGGRRGGRSDQGGGRGGAGAGRGRGREGAADLGAHPTGVARGWGGGRGDRGGAAAPGAAQRGGNFQPPHPVAGAGRGGYPGVAHQGRGQQVSAPAPTPSEVEALRRQVERKAVVTQVPAAGPFEGPSSAPAQRQAPSPVLSPAAAARPRMQAKAPGQAAPPATAGSSSSVPARAPAPGQAPAATARLETQGKSPAQATQMALAAPAGRLPPASSKALVLAPRPGYGTAGRKCRVRANHVQVRLADKEIYHYDVAITPESISRARNRWIINELVNLHKEYLGGRLPVYDGKKGLFTAGPLPFKAKEFVLMLTNPERANLGEKEYKVVIKDASKIDMYSLQQFLAGRQREMQQEIIQALDIALRECPSSRYTSISRSFFSSQEFGPGGPLGNGVECWRGYYQSLRPTQMGLSLNIDISATAFYKAQPIIDFAVEYLNVRDTSKRLSDQERIKLKKALKGVRVETTHRRDISIRYKITGLTSAALNDLTFDQDGTRVSVVQYFRRQYNYSLKYTHWPCLQAGSASRPTYLPMEVCNIAKGQRYSSKLNEHQVKNILRLACQRPAEREERTLGVLKKNNYTADDYAKEFGIKVNNQLALVDARVLPAPKRMVDGGSIRFWACLTFTSQIHPNEIGRFCEDLVMMCNSIGMRISTQPCVQIKKARQENLEAAIRDIYGHSAEVLAQQGLSGQQLELLIIILPDMSGSYGLIKRLCETEVGVITQCCAPKNVKKGGKQFLENLALKINAKVGGRNTVLEDALNRNIPLLTDMPTIVFGADVTHPSPGEGSAPSIAAVVASMDWPQVTKYKCLVSSQGHRVEIINDLFTEVRDSVKGIVRGGMIRDLLISFKKSTGHKPKRIIFYRDGVSEGQFSQVLLYEMDAIRKACASLEEGYLPPVTFVVVQKRHHTRLFPENHRSKDQTDRSGNILPGTVVDTTICHPSEFDFYLCSHSGIQGTSRPAHYHVLFDENRFSADALQTLTYSLCYTYARCTRSVSIVPPAYYAHLGAFRARYYMEEDNFDQGSSTGTSWTYDQSVPVKQLPKIKENVQQFMFYC, from the exons ATGTCGTcgcgcggcggtggaggcggccggcgcggaGGCCGGAGCGACCAGGGAGGAGGCCGTggaggcgccggcgccggccgagGGCGCGGCCGTGAGGGCGCCGCGGACCTCGGTGCCCACCCTACCGGCGTCGCGCGAGGATGGGGTGGCGGCCGTGGCGATCGCGGCGGTGCCGCGGCGCCAGGCGCCGCCCAGAGAGGGGGCAACTTCCAGCCCCCACATCCGGTGGCCGGGGCCGGGAGAGGTGGCTACCCTGGCGTGGCTCATCAGGGGCGCGGGCAGCAGGTTTcagcgccggcgccgacgcctTCGGAGGTTGAGGCGCTGAGGCGCCAGGTGGAGAGGAAGGCTGTGGTGACACAGGTGCCTGCGGCGGGGCCCTTTGAGGGCCCGTCATCGGCCCCAGCGCAGAGGCAGGCTCCGTCGCCGGTTCTGTCTCCTGCGGCCGCGGCGCGACCGCGGATGCAAGCGAAGGCGCCGGGCcaggcggcgccgccggcgactgCAGGGAGCTCATCGTCTGTCCCAGcacgggcgccggcgccgggccaGGCGCCTGCTGCCACGGCGCGATTGGAGACGCAAGGGAAGTCACCGGCTCAGGCGACACAGATGGCGCTGGCGGCGCCTGCAGGGAGGCTGCCTCCGGCTTCTAGTAAGGCGCTGGTGCTCGCCCCGCGGCCGGGGTACGGAACGGCCGGCCGGAAATGCCGCGTGCGCGCCAATCATGTACAGGTCCGGCTCGCCGACAAGGAGATCTACCACTACGAT GTGGCGATCACTCCCGAATCGATCTCCCGGGCAAGAAACAGATGGATCATCAACGAGCTCGTGAACTTGCACAAGGAGTACTTGGGCGGGCGGCTTCCTGTTTATGATGGAAAGAAAGGCCTGTTCACAGCAGGTCCACTGCCATTCAAAGCCAAAGAATTTGTTCTCATGCTAACAAACCCTGAGAGAGCAAACCTGGG GGAGAAAGAGTACAAGGTGGTGATCAAGGACGCCTCAAAGATAGATATGTACAGCCTTCAGCAGTTCTTAGCTGGTAGGCAGAGAGAAATGCAACAGGAGATTATCCAGGCTCTTGATATCGCTCTGAGGGAATGCCCATCCTCTAG GTATACATCCATCTCAAGATCATTTTTCTCATCACAAGAATTTGGACCTGGTGGACCACTCGGGAATGGTGTCGAATGCTGGAGGGGTTACTATCAGAGCCTACGCCCTACACAGATGGGCTTGTCCCTTAACATTG ATATTTCTGCAACAGCATTTTACAAGGCTCAACCCATCATAGACTTTGCAGTCGAGTATCTGAACGTCCGTGATACTTCAAAGCGTTTGTCTGATCAGGAACGCATAAAA CTGAAGAAAGCACTCAAGGGTGTCCGGGTCGAGACCACACATCGCCGTGATATATCCATACGATACAAGATTACAGGGCTAACCTCAGCTGCATTAAATGATTTGAC GTTTGATCAAGATGGCACAAGGGTGTCAGTTGTGCAGTACTTCAGACGGCAATATAATTACTCACTGAAATACACTCACTGGCCATGCCTTCAAGCTGGCAGTGCTAGCAGACCGACCTATTTACCTATGGAG GTTTGCAACATAGCTAAGGGACAGCGCTACTCGAGTAAGCTGAATGAGCATCAAGTCAAAAATATCTTGAGGTTGGCCTGTCAGCGGCCAgcagagagagaggagagaactTTGGGG GTTCTCAAGAAGAACAACTATACCGCTGATGATTATGCAAAAGAATTTGGCATTAAGGTGAACAACCAACTTGCCTTGGTTGATGCTCGTGTGCTTCCGGCACCAAAG AGAATGGTTGATGGAGGATCTATCAGATTTTGGGCATGTCTAACTTTTACCTCTCAAATCCATCCAAATGAGATCGGGAGGTTTTGCGAGGATCTTGTAATGATGTGCAACAGCATTGGCATG CGAATAAGCACCCAACCGTGTGTACAAATCAAGAAAGCACGCCAAGAAAATTTAGAAGCTGCAATCAGAGATATTTATGGGCATTCTGCAGAAGTGCTTGCTCAGCAAGGTTTATCAGGGCAACAACTTGAGTTACTCATCATAATTTTACCTGATATGAGTGGTTCTTATG GACTGATTAAAAGACTTTGTGAAACTGAGGTTGGTGTAATAACTCAGTGTTGCGCACCTAAGAATGTTAAGAAAGGAGGAAAACAGTTTCTTGAAAATCTCGCCCTAAAAATCAATGCTAAG GTTGGAGGGAGGAACACAGTGCTTGAAGATGCTTTGAACAGGAATATACCACTTCTAACAGATATGCCTACGATAGTCTTTGGAGCTGATGTTACCCATCCATCTCCTGGTGAGGGCTCGGCTCCATCTATTGCAGCG GTCGTTGCATCCATGGATTGGCCGCAAGTTACTAAGTACAAATGCTTGGTGTCTTCACAAGGGCATAGGGTCGAAATCATAAATGATCTTTTCACAGAAGTGAGAGATTCAGTCAAGGGCATTGTCAGAGGTGGAATGATTAG GGATTTGCTTATTTCATTCAAAAAGTCAACTGGCCATAAGCCAAAGAGGATTATATTCTATCG AGATGGTGTTAGTGAGGGGCAGTTCAGCCAAGTCTTGCTTTATGAAATGGATGCTATTCGGAAG GCATGCGCAAGTTTAGAGGAGGGTTATCTTCCCCCAGTCACATTTGTTGTTGTGCAAAAGAGGCATCACACCCGCCTGTTTCCTGAAAATCATCGTTCAAAAGATCAGACAGATAGGAGTGGAAACATTCTACCTG GGACGGTTGTTGACACAACGATATGCCATCCCAGCGAGTTTGATTTTTACCTCTGTAGCCATTCTGGTATTCAG GGAACAAGCCGCCCAGCACATTATCATGTTCTTTTCGACGAAAATAGGTTCTCTGCTGACGCGCTACAGACCTTGACTTACAGTCTGTGCTACAC CTATGCCCGGTGCACTCGTTCAGTGTCTATAG TTCCTCCAGCTTATTATGCGCACCTGGGCGCGTTCCGTGCGCGTTACTACATGGAGGAGGACAATTTCGACCAAGGCTCATCGACGGGGACCTCTTGGACGTATGATCAATCTGTCCCCGTGAAGCAACTccccaaaatcaaggaaaacgTCCAGCAGTTCATGTTCTACTGCTAG
- the LOC112875167 gene encoding protein argonaute 12-like isoform X1 codes for MSSRGGGGGRRGGRSDQGGGRGGAGAGRGRGREGAADLGAHPTGVARGWGGGRGDRGGAAAPGAAQRGGNFQPPHPVAGAGRGGYPGVAHQGRGQQVSAPAPTPSEVEALRRQVERKAVVTQVPAAGPFEGPSSAPAQRQAPSPVLSPAAAARPRMQAKAPGQAAPPATAGSSSSVPARAPAPGQAPAATARLETQGKSPAQATQMALAAPAGRLPPASSKALVLAPRPGYGTAGRKCRVRANHVQVRLADKEIYHYDVAITPESISRARNRWIINELVNLHKEYLGGRLPVYDGKKGLFTAGPLPFKAKEFVLMLTNPERANLGEKEYKVVIKDASKIDMYSLQQFLAGRQREMQQEIIQALDIALRECPSSRYTSISRSFFSSQEFGPGGPLGNGVECWRGYYQSLRPTQMGLSLNIDISATAFYKAQPIIDFAVEYLNVRDTSKRLSDQERIKLKKALKGVRVETTHRRDISIRYKITGLTSAALNDLTFDQDGTRVSVVQYFRRQYNYSLKYTHWPCLQAGSASRPTYLPMEVCNIAKGQRYSSKLNEHQVKNILRLACQRPAEREERTLGVLKKNNYTADDYAKEFGIKVNNQLALVDARVLPAPKLKYHESGKEKVCNPFVGQWNMINKRMVDGGSIRFWACLTFTSQIHPNEIGRFCEDLVMMCNSIGMRISTQPCVQIKKARQENLEAAIRDIYGHSAEVLAQQGLSGQQLELLIIILPDMSGSYGLIKRLCETEVGVITQCCAPKNVKKGGKQFLENLALKINAKVGGRNTVLEDALNRNIPLLTDMPTIVFGADVTHPSPGEGSAPSIAAVVASMDWPQVTKYKCLVSSQGHRVEIINDLFTEVRDSVKGIVRGGMIRDLLISFKKSTGHKPKRIIFYRDGVSEGQFSQVLLYEMDAIRKACASLEEGYLPPVTFVVVQKRHHTRLFPENHRSKDQTDRSGNILPGTVVDTTICHPSEFDFYLCSHSGIQGTSRPAHYHVLFDENRFSADALQTLTYSLCYTYARCTRSVSIVPPAYYAHLGAFRARYYMEEDNFDQGSSTGTSWTYDQSVPVKQLPKIKENVQQFMFYC; via the exons ATGTCGTcgcgcggcggtggaggcggccggcgcggaGGCCGGAGCGACCAGGGAGGAGGCCGTggaggcgccggcgccggccgagGGCGCGGCCGTGAGGGCGCCGCGGACCTCGGTGCCCACCCTACCGGCGTCGCGCGAGGATGGGGTGGCGGCCGTGGCGATCGCGGCGGTGCCGCGGCGCCAGGCGCCGCCCAGAGAGGGGGCAACTTCCAGCCCCCACATCCGGTGGCCGGGGCCGGGAGAGGTGGCTACCCTGGCGTGGCTCATCAGGGGCGCGGGCAGCAGGTTTcagcgccggcgccgacgcctTCGGAGGTTGAGGCGCTGAGGCGCCAGGTGGAGAGGAAGGCTGTGGTGACACAGGTGCCTGCGGCGGGGCCCTTTGAGGGCCCGTCATCGGCCCCAGCGCAGAGGCAGGCTCCGTCGCCGGTTCTGTCTCCTGCGGCCGCGGCGCGACCGCGGATGCAAGCGAAGGCGCCGGGCcaggcggcgccgccggcgactgCAGGGAGCTCATCGTCTGTCCCAGcacgggcgccggcgccgggccaGGCGCCTGCTGCCACGGCGCGATTGGAGACGCAAGGGAAGTCACCGGCTCAGGCGACACAGATGGCGCTGGCGGCGCCTGCAGGGAGGCTGCCTCCGGCTTCTAGTAAGGCGCTGGTGCTCGCCCCGCGGCCGGGGTACGGAACGGCCGGCCGGAAATGCCGCGTGCGCGCCAATCATGTACAGGTCCGGCTCGCCGACAAGGAGATCTACCACTACGAT GTGGCGATCACTCCCGAATCGATCTCCCGGGCAAGAAACAGATGGATCATCAACGAGCTCGTGAACTTGCACAAGGAGTACTTGGGCGGGCGGCTTCCTGTTTATGATGGAAAGAAAGGCCTGTTCACAGCAGGTCCACTGCCATTCAAAGCCAAAGAATTTGTTCTCATGCTAACAAACCCTGAGAGAGCAAACCTGGG GGAGAAAGAGTACAAGGTGGTGATCAAGGACGCCTCAAAGATAGATATGTACAGCCTTCAGCAGTTCTTAGCTGGTAGGCAGAGAGAAATGCAACAGGAGATTATCCAGGCTCTTGATATCGCTCTGAGGGAATGCCCATCCTCTAG GTATACATCCATCTCAAGATCATTTTTCTCATCACAAGAATTTGGACCTGGTGGACCACTCGGGAATGGTGTCGAATGCTGGAGGGGTTACTATCAGAGCCTACGCCCTACACAGATGGGCTTGTCCCTTAACATTG ATATTTCTGCAACAGCATTTTACAAGGCTCAACCCATCATAGACTTTGCAGTCGAGTATCTGAACGTCCGTGATACTTCAAAGCGTTTGTCTGATCAGGAACGCATAAAA CTGAAGAAAGCACTCAAGGGTGTCCGGGTCGAGACCACACATCGCCGTGATATATCCATACGATACAAGATTACAGGGCTAACCTCAGCTGCATTAAATGATTTGAC GTTTGATCAAGATGGCACAAGGGTGTCAGTTGTGCAGTACTTCAGACGGCAATATAATTACTCACTGAAATACACTCACTGGCCATGCCTTCAAGCTGGCAGTGCTAGCAGACCGACCTATTTACCTATGGAG GTTTGCAACATAGCTAAGGGACAGCGCTACTCGAGTAAGCTGAATGAGCATCAAGTCAAAAATATCTTGAGGTTGGCCTGTCAGCGGCCAgcagagagagaggagagaactTTGGGG GTTCTCAAGAAGAACAACTATACCGCTGATGATTATGCAAAAGAATTTGGCATTAAGGTGAACAACCAACTTGCCTTGGTTGATGCTCGTGTGCTTCCGGCACCAAAG CTTAAATACCATGAGTCTGGAAAAGAAAAGGTTTGTAACCCTTTTGTTGGCCAGTGGAACATGATTAATAAG AGAATGGTTGATGGAGGATCTATCAGATTTTGGGCATGTCTAACTTTTACCTCTCAAATCCATCCAAATGAGATCGGGAGGTTTTGCGAGGATCTTGTAATGATGTGCAACAGCATTGGCATG CGAATAAGCACCCAACCGTGTGTACAAATCAAGAAAGCACGCCAAGAAAATTTAGAAGCTGCAATCAGAGATATTTATGGGCATTCTGCAGAAGTGCTTGCTCAGCAAGGTTTATCAGGGCAACAACTTGAGTTACTCATCATAATTTTACCTGATATGAGTGGTTCTTATG GACTGATTAAAAGACTTTGTGAAACTGAGGTTGGTGTAATAACTCAGTGTTGCGCACCTAAGAATGTTAAGAAAGGAGGAAAACAGTTTCTTGAAAATCTCGCCCTAAAAATCAATGCTAAG GTTGGAGGGAGGAACACAGTGCTTGAAGATGCTTTGAACAGGAATATACCACTTCTAACAGATATGCCTACGATAGTCTTTGGAGCTGATGTTACCCATCCATCTCCTGGTGAGGGCTCGGCTCCATCTATTGCAGCG GTCGTTGCATCCATGGATTGGCCGCAAGTTACTAAGTACAAATGCTTGGTGTCTTCACAAGGGCATAGGGTCGAAATCATAAATGATCTTTTCACAGAAGTGAGAGATTCAGTCAAGGGCATTGTCAGAGGTGGAATGATTAG GGATTTGCTTATTTCATTCAAAAAGTCAACTGGCCATAAGCCAAAGAGGATTATATTCTATCG AGATGGTGTTAGTGAGGGGCAGTTCAGCCAAGTCTTGCTTTATGAAATGGATGCTATTCGGAAG GCATGCGCAAGTTTAGAGGAGGGTTATCTTCCCCCAGTCACATTTGTTGTTGTGCAAAAGAGGCATCACACCCGCCTGTTTCCTGAAAATCATCGTTCAAAAGATCAGACAGATAGGAGTGGAAACATTCTACCTG GGACGGTTGTTGACACAACGATATGCCATCCCAGCGAGTTTGATTTTTACCTCTGTAGCCATTCTGGTATTCAG GGAACAAGCCGCCCAGCACATTATCATGTTCTTTTCGACGAAAATAGGTTCTCTGCTGACGCGCTACAGACCTTGACTTACAGTCTGTGCTACAC CTATGCCCGGTGCACTCGTTCAGTGTCTATAG TTCCTCCAGCTTATTATGCGCACCTGGGCGCGTTCCGTGCGCGTTACTACATGGAGGAGGACAATTTCGACCAAGGCTCATCGACGGGGACCTCTTGGACGTATGATCAATCTGTCCCCGTGAAGCAACTccccaaaatcaaggaaaacgTCCAGCAGTTCATGTTCTACTGCTAG
- the LOC112877463 gene encoding protein NUCLEAR FUSION DEFECTIVE 4-like: MVFGDRATGGPGADAAGTMRFARHVVRGRWFMFFASILIMAAAGGTYIFGIYSKAVKTSLGYDQQTLNTLSFFKDVGANVGILPGLINEVTPPWVVLACGAGMNLAGYLMIYLAVSGRTARPPVWLMCVYIAVGANSQSFANTGALVTAVKNFPEDRGVVLGLLKGFVGLSGAIFTQLYRAIYGTDNDGAELVLLMAWLPAAISLLFIPTIRIMPRPNAAAGRASGERKAFFLFLYASIVLAVYLLVMNVVELEVIHFPKPAYYVTATVLLLLIFFPIVIVVKQELKTYLQPPAPETATSSIVAITVDDEKTHEAPASDDQAAADNSPSCFQDVFRPPARGQDYTILQALFSVDMLVLFVATICGIGGTLTAVDNMGQIGQSLGYPQRSITTFVSLVSIWNYAGRVVSGFASEYVLARYKVPRPLALTVVLLLACVGHALIAFGVSNGLYAASVILGFCFGAQWPLLFAIISEVFGLKYYSTLYNFGAVASPVGSYILNVRIAGRMYDREALRQGGRKGRDLTCVGVRCFRESFLIITGVTLLGALVSLVLAWRTREFYRGDLYGRFREVGMVGAAAAGGGGEDKKVDEVVTRSGGGVSDTDARDTSSSSESSNGNSKV; the protein is encoded by the coding sequence ATGGTGTTCGGCGACCGCGCCACGGGCGGCCCCGGCGCCGACGCCGCGGGCACGATGCGGTTCGCGCGGCACGTCGTGCGCGGGCGGTGGTTCATGTTCTTCGCGTCCATCCTGAtcatggcggcggccggcggcacctACATCTTCGGCATCTACTCCAAGGCCGTCAAGACATCGCTCGGGTACGACCAGCAGACGCTCAACACGCTCAGCTTCTTCAAGGACGTGGGCGCCAACGTCGGCATCCTCCCGGGCCTCATCAACGAGGTCACCCCGCCGTGGGTCGTGCTGGCGTGCGGCGCCGGCATGAACCTGGCCGGCTACCTCATGATCTACCTCGCCGTCTCGGGGCGCACGGCGCGGCCGCCCGTGTGGCTCATGTGCGTGTACATCGCCGTCGGCGCCAACTCGCAGTCGTTCGCTAACACCGGCGCGCTCGTCACCGCCGTCAAGAACTTCCCCGAGGACCGCGGCGTCGTGCTCGGCCTGCTCAAGGGCTTCGTCGGCCTCAGCGGCGCCATCTTCACGCAGCTCTACCGCGCCATCTACGGCACCGACAACGACGGCGCGGAGCTCGTGCTGCTCATGGCGTGGCTCCCCGCCGCCATCTCGCTGCTGTTCATCCCCACCATCCGCATCATGCCGCGGCCGAACGCCGCGGCCGGGCGAGCGAGCGGGGAGCGCAAggccttcttcctcttcctctacgCCTCCATCGTGCTCGCCGTCTACCTCCTCGTCATGAACGTCGTCGAGCTGGAGGTCATCCACTTCCCCAAGCCGGCCTACTACGTCACGGCCACCGTGCTCCTCCTGCTCATCTTCTTCCCGATCGTCATCGTGGTCAAGCAAGAGCTCAAGACATACCTTcagccgccggcgccggagacAGCGACCTCCTCCATCGTGGCGATCACCGTCGACGACGAGAAAACACACGAGGCACCGGCGTCTGATGATCAGGCCGCCGCCGACAACTCGCCGTCGTGCTTCCAGGACGTGTTCCGGCCGCCGGCGAGGGGCCAGGACTACACCATCCTGCAGGCCCTGTTCAGCGTGGACATGCTGGTCCTGTTCGTGGCCACCATCTGCGGCATCGGCGGCACGCTGACGGCGGTTGACAACATGGGCCAGATCGGGCAGTCGCTGGGCTACCCGCAGCGCTCCATCACCACGTTCGTCTCCCTGGTGAGCATCTGGAACTACGCCGGGCGCGTGGTCTCCGGCTTCGCCTCCGAGTATGTCCTCGCCAGGTACAAGGTGCCCCGCCCGCTGGCGCTCACCgtggtcctcctcctcgcctGCGTCGGCCACGCGCTGATCGCCTTCGGCGTGAGCAACGGGCTCTACGCGGCGTCCGTGATCCTGGGCTTCTGCTTCGGCGCGCAGTGGCCGCTGCTGTTCGCCATCATCTCCGAGGTGTTCGGGCTCAAGTACTACTCGACGCTCTACAACTTCGGCGCCGTGGCGAGCCCCGTGGGGTCCTACATCCTCAACGTGCGGATCGCCGGCCGGATGTACGACCGGGAGGCGCTCCGGCAGGGCGGGCGCAAGGGCCGGGACCTCACCTGCGTCGGGGTGCGGTGCTTCAGGGAGTCGTTCCTGATCATCACCGGCGTGACGCTGCTGGGCGCGCTCGTGTCGCTGGTGCTGGCGTGGAGGACGAGGGAGTTCTACCGCGGGGACCTGTACGGCCGGTTCAGGGAGGTCGGCATGGTCGGGGCGGCAGctgccggaggaggaggagaggacaAGAAGGTGGATGAGGTAGTAAcgagaagcggcggcggtgtcaGTGACACGGACGCCAGGGACACCAGTAGCAGCAGCGAGAGCAGCAATGGCAACAGCAAGGTTTGA